The Gemmatimonadales bacterium genome includes a region encoding these proteins:
- a CDS encoding helix-turn-helix domain-containing protein, with protein MNPRDQLLAAAARVYAEVGYRGATTRRIALEAGVNEITLFRHFGSKDALLREAIDRAGGALLGNALPEHPSDPLAELTDWATSHIAALRQRRSLIRTCMGEIEEHPGLVSSSLESPPAQAARMLAGYLRRLRELNIATTEFNEEAAAAMLMGALFGDAMGRDVVPEMFRTGPEQSLVEYVRLFARAIGVAVPSERALA; from the coding sequence ATGAATCCCCGGGACCAGCTCCTCGCCGCCGCCGCGCGGGTCTATGCCGAAGTGGGCTACCGTGGCGCCACCACCCGGCGGATCGCCCTCGAGGCCGGCGTCAACGAGATCACCCTCTTCCGCCACTTCGGCTCCAAGGACGCGCTGCTGCGCGAGGCGATCGACCGCGCCGGCGGCGCCCTCCTCGGGAACGCTCTCCCCGAGCACCCCAGCGATCCGCTGGCCGAGCTCACCGACTGGGCCACCTCTCACATCGCGGCCCTTCGCCAACGGCGATCCTTGATCCGCACTTGCATGGGAGAGATCGAGGAGCACCCGGGCCTCGTCTCCTCGTCCCTGGAGAGCCCACCCGCACAGGCGGCACGCATGCTGGCGGGCTATCTCCGTCGCTTGCGCGAGCTCAACATCGCGACCACGGAGTTCAACGAGGAGGCAGCGGCCGCCATGCTGATGGGCGCGCTGTTCGGCGACGCCATGGGCCGGGACGTCGTGCCCGAGATGTTCCGGACCGGTCCCGAGCAATCCTTGGTCGAATACGTGCGACTCTTCGCCCGCGCGATCGGGGTGGCCGTGCCCAGCGAGAGGGCGCTCGCATGA
- a CDS encoding ABC-F family ATP-binding cassette domain-containing protein, producing the protein MTQLALSGVAVEFGATRLFADVTVTIARGERWGIIGRNGSGKTTLLRIITGEAEPTRGTVARASGLRYALMEQHREFAGATTVWEAAAGGFADLLSLERSLAEQGAALAEAGDRCTPQMLARYDRDLERFEREGGYTLSARIDAVLDGLGFDPDVARTRPLAGLSGGERGRLGLVQQLVTQADVLLLDEPTNHLDLETTRWLEEYLRGLDATVLLISHDRAFLQAVVDHVLHLEQQTAVIYQGDYEAFLRQRAERRLSQQRAFTTQARSLAVEEDFIRRNIAGQNSAQAKGRRRRLERVQRLSPPPGDEGAMALRLTADERGGDQVIAAREVRLEVAGRTLLTGFTARLQRGEVVGLVGPNGAGKSTLLYAITGERALDHGSLQVPDSVQIGYYRQDLAQVPPDRSLYDIIAYLRPAWGRGPIQGHLGRFGFSGDTVLRKAGTLSGGERARVALAMLMLSGANLLLFDEPTNHLDVESIEALEDAIEEYDGTVLLVSHDRALLRTLTTRVWVLHDRRITDFPGSFAEWEVASAERAHAAVVAAAEAESLRRVRDRKQTRAPSDDRKRKTGGAKTAEREVSAAEAQVSECEARLALVTARLEDPDLYLTPDGGRRAGMLGQELEQARRALDQAFERWEAATQAAGG; encoded by the coding sequence CCACCCGGCTCTTCGCGGACGTCACGGTCACCATCGCGCGGGGCGAGCGGTGGGGGATCATCGGCCGGAACGGCTCAGGCAAGACCACCCTACTCCGGATCATCACCGGTGAGGCCGAGCCGACCCGAGGCACGGTCGCCCGCGCGTCGGGTCTCCGGTACGCGCTGATGGAGCAGCACCGGGAGTTCGCCGGCGCCACGACGGTCTGGGAGGCCGCCGCCGGTGGCTTCGCCGATCTGCTGTCGCTGGAGCGCTCGCTGGCAGAGCAGGGAGCCGCGCTGGCGGAGGCCGGCGACCGGTGCACTCCCCAGATGCTGGCGCGCTACGATCGAGACCTCGAGCGGTTCGAGCGGGAAGGCGGCTACACGCTGTCGGCGCGGATCGACGCCGTGCTCGACGGTCTCGGGTTCGATCCGGATGTCGCCCGCACTCGGCCACTGGCCGGCCTGAGCGGCGGCGAGCGGGGGCGCCTGGGGCTGGTGCAGCAGCTCGTCACCCAGGCGGACGTGCTGCTGCTGGACGAGCCGACCAACCATCTCGACCTGGAGACCACCCGCTGGCTGGAGGAATACCTCCGCGGCCTGGATGCCACCGTGCTGCTCATCAGCCATGACCGCGCGTTCCTCCAGGCAGTGGTGGATCACGTGCTGCACCTGGAGCAGCAGACCGCGGTGATCTACCAGGGGGACTACGAGGCCTTTCTCCGCCAGCGCGCCGAACGCAGGCTCTCCCAGCAGCGCGCGTTCACCACCCAGGCGCGGAGCCTGGCCGTCGAGGAAGACTTCATCCGCCGGAATATCGCGGGCCAGAACAGCGCCCAGGCCAAAGGCCGGCGGCGGCGACTGGAGCGGGTGCAGCGGCTGAGCCCGCCACCGGGGGACGAGGGAGCCATGGCGCTCCGGCTGACGGCCGACGAGCGGGGCGGCGACCAAGTGATCGCCGCCAGGGAGGTCCGCCTGGAGGTGGCCGGGCGCACCCTGCTCACCGGCTTCACGGCCCGGCTCCAACGGGGCGAGGTGGTGGGGTTGGTAGGGCCCAATGGAGCAGGGAAATCGACGCTGCTGTACGCCATCACCGGCGAACGGGCGCTCGACCACGGCTCGCTCCAGGTGCCCGACTCTGTACAAATCGGGTACTACCGGCAGGACCTGGCGCAGGTCCCACCCGACAGGTCGCTGTACGACATCATCGCCTACCTGCGCCCCGCGTGGGGGCGCGGCCCCATTCAGGGCCACCTGGGCCGATTCGGGTTCTCCGGCGACACGGTGCTGCGGAAGGCCGGAACGCTCTCCGGGGGAGAACGCGCCCGGGTGGCCCTGGCGATGCTGATGCTCTCCGGCGCCAACCTGCTCCTCTTCGACGAGCCAACCAATCACCTCGACGTGGAATCCATCGAGGCGTTGGAGGACGCGATCGAGGAGTACGACGGCACGGTGCTGCTGGTGAGTCACGACCGGGCCTTGTTGCGCACGCTGACCACCCGGGTCTGGGTGTTGCACGACCGGCGGATCACCGACTTTCCCGGATCGTTCGCTGAATGGGAGGTCGCGAGCGCGGAGCGGGCTCACGCGGCCGTTGTCGCGGCCGCCGAGGCGGAATCGCTGCGCCGGGTGCGGGATCGAAAACAGACGCGGGCACCGAGCGACGATCGCAAGCGGAAGACCGGGGGCGCCAAGACCGCCGAGCGCGAGGTGAGCGCCGCCGAGGCACAGGTGTCTGAGTGCGAGGCTCGGCTCGCACTGGTGACGGCGCGGCTGGAGGATCCGGACCTCTACCTCACGCCCGATGGCGGCAGGCGCGCAGGCATGCTGGGACAGGAGTTAGAACAGGCCCGGCGCGCGCTGGACCAGGCCTTCGAACGCTGGGAAGCCGCCACCCAGGCGGCGGGAGGGTAA